From a single Streptomyces misionensis genomic region:
- a CDS encoding FKBP-type peptidyl-prolyl cis-trans isomerase, with the protein MRRRSLLFAAVPAGLVTLAGCGGSSGHSDAGVSPSPSAPSAPPPPKIVDGPLPPITAGKRFGEKPTVAKGTGDPSKNLAVRTVIPGRGRAVAENDFIQANYLGQIWDTGKVFDNSYDRHAPLVMQLAQGSLIDGWRYGLTGRRTGSRVQIAVPPTWGYGKSGDPQAGIKGTDTLVFVVDLIDSFNSKSSARGRAVPQNDHALPRVGTNTDGAVPTVVVPHTAAPDKLVSAYVLEGDGPALKADQTVLCQFQGLVWNGGKTFQRTYGSGRLSQFSLSQMQQTVKGLAQGLTGKKVGSRVLVVVPPQLGYGDNPPSGGPIGKGATLVFTVDILAAM; encoded by the coding sequence GTGCGCCGACGTTCACTTCTTTTCGCCGCCGTTCCCGCAGGTCTGGTCACGCTCGCCGGGTGCGGCGGCTCGTCCGGTCACAGTGACGCGGGGGTGTCGCCGTCGCCGTCGGCGCCGAGCGCGCCTCCGCCGCCGAAGATCGTGGACGGGCCGCTGCCGCCGATCACGGCGGGCAAGCGGTTCGGTGAGAAGCCGACCGTGGCGAAGGGGACGGGCGATCCGTCGAAGAACCTCGCGGTGCGGACGGTGATTCCGGGCCGTGGTCGCGCGGTCGCGGAGAACGACTTCATCCAGGCGAACTATCTGGGGCAGATCTGGGACACCGGCAAGGTGTTCGACAATTCGTACGACCGGCATGCCCCGCTGGTGATGCAGCTGGCGCAGGGGAGTCTGATCGACGGCTGGCGGTACGGGCTGACCGGGAGGAGGACGGGTAGCCGGGTGCAGATCGCGGTGCCGCCGACCTGGGGTTACGGCAAGTCGGGTGATCCGCAGGCGGGGATCAAGGGTACCGACACGCTGGTCTTCGTGGTCGATCTGATCGATTCGTTCAACTCGAAGAGTTCGGCGCGCGGCAGGGCCGTGCCGCAGAACGATCACGCGCTGCCGAGGGTGGGCACCAACACCGACGGGGCGGTGCCCACGGTCGTGGTGCCGCACACCGCCGCGCCGGACAAGCTGGTGTCGGCCTATGTGCTGGAGGGCGACGGCCCGGCGCTGAAGGCGGACCAGACGGTGCTGTGCCAGTTCCAGGGGCTGGTGTGGAACGGCGGCAAGACGTTCCAGCGGACCTATGGTTCGGGCCGGCTGAGCCAGTTCTCGCTGTCGCAGATGCAGCAGACGGTGAAGGGGCTGGCGCAGGGGCTGACCGGGAAGAAGGTGGGCAGCCGGGTGCTCGTCGTGGTGCCGCCGCAGCTGGGCTACGGGGACAACCCGCCGAGCGGGGGCCCGATCGGCAAGGGCGCGACGCTGGTGTTCACGGTGGACATCCTGGCCGCCATGTAG
- the pafA gene encoding Pup--protein ligase produces MDRRIFGLENEYGVTCTFRGQRRLSPDEVARYLFRRVVSWGRSSNVFLRNGARLYLDVGSHPEYATPECDNVIELVTHDKAGERILEGLLVDAERRLHEEGIAGDVYLFKNNTDSAGNSYGCHENYLVARHGEFSRLADILIPFLVTRQLLCGAGKVLQTPRGAVYCVSQRAEHIWEGVSSATTRSRPIINTRDEPHADAERYRRLHVIVGDSNMSETTMLLKVGATDLVLRMIEAGTVMRDLTLENPIRAIREVSHDITGRRKVRLASGREASALEVQREYFDKAVDFCDRRGIRTGTVARVLELWGRALEAIETEELDRIATEIDWVMKYKLIERYRAKHNMTMSHPRVAQIDLAYHDIHRRRGLYYLLEKKGQAARVCNDVRIFEGKSVPPQTTRARLRGDFIRRAQEQRRDFTVDWVHLKLNDQAQRTVLCKDPFRSVDDRVEKLIAGM; encoded by the coding sequence ATGGACCGCCGCATTTTCGGGCTGGAGAACGAGTACGGCGTCACGTGCACGTTCAGGGGACAGCGCCGCCTGTCGCCTGACGAGGTGGCGCGGTACCTCTTCCGCCGTGTCGTGTCATGGGGCCGCAGCAGCAATGTCTTTCTGCGAAACGGCGCCCGGCTCTATCTCGACGTGGGGTCACATCCGGAATACGCGACACCCGAGTGTGACAATGTGATCGAACTGGTCACCCACGACAAGGCCGGGGAGCGCATTCTCGAGGGACTCCTGGTGGACGCGGAGCGACGCCTGCACGAGGAGGGAATCGCGGGCGACGTCTACCTCTTCAAGAACAACACCGATTCGGCGGGCAACTCCTACGGCTGCCACGAGAACTATCTGGTGGCGCGGCACGGGGAGTTCTCCCGGCTCGCGGACATTCTGATCCCGTTCCTGGTCACGCGGCAGTTGCTGTGCGGCGCGGGGAAGGTGCTGCAGACGCCGCGGGGTGCCGTCTACTGCGTGAGTCAGCGTGCCGAGCACATCTGGGAGGGTGTGTCGTCGGCGACGACCCGTTCCCGGCCGATCATCAACACGCGGGACGAGCCGCACGCGGACGCGGAGCGTTACCGCAGGCTGCATGTCATCGTGGGCGACTCGAACATGTCGGAGACCACGATGCTGCTGAAGGTCGGCGCCACCGATCTGGTGCTGCGGATGATCGAGGCGGGCACGGTGATGCGGGATCTGACGCTGGAGAACCCGATCCGGGCGATCCGGGAGGTCAGTCACGACATCACCGGGCGGCGCAAGGTGCGGCTGGCCAGTGGCCGGGAGGCGTCGGCGCTGGAGGTGCAGCGCGAGTACTTCGACAAGGCCGTGGACTTCTGCGACCGCCGTGGCATCCGTACCGGGACGGTCGCGCGGGTGCTGGAGCTGTGGGGCCGAGCGCTGGAGGCGATCGAGACGGAGGAACTGGACCGGATCGCCACCGAGATCGACTGGGTGATGAAGTACAAGCTCATCGAGCGGTACCGGGCCAAGCACAACATGACGATGTCGCATCCGCGGGTCGCGCAGATAGACCTGGCGTACCACGACATCCACCGCCGGCGTGGGCTGTACTACCTGCTGGAGAAGAAGGGGCAGGCGGCGCGGGTCTGCAATGACGTGCGGATCTTCGAGGGCAAGTCGGTTCCGCCGCAGACGACTCGGGCGCGGCTGCGCGGTGACTTCATCCGGCGGGCGCAGGAGCAGCGCCGGGACTTCACGGTGGACTGGGTGCATCTGAAGCTCAATGACCAGGCGCAGCGCACGGTGTTGTGCAAGGACCCGTTCCGTTCGGTGGACGACCGGGTGGAGAAGCTGATCGCCGGAATGTAG
- a CDS encoding MFS transporter: MATGYLEILRARHALRLLTGTLVGRLPNATAAIALVLFVRAAGGTYSLAGALAAVYGVANAVGQPVLGRLVDLYGQPRVQLPAAVLAAVAMTVFAFSGTDPLPLAYVAVGVSGLCAPPLEGGLRALWPSVLRREEQVHTAYAMDAVAQEVMFTLGPLLVTVCAAVWDARAALLVLNVLGVLGALSVVVSPPSRAWRSAPREAHWLGALRSPGLLALLGAFLFVGIALGSITVAAVSYADGHGGDAVYGWLMAGLGLGALVGGSVYGARQWSGVPERRLRVLVALLAVCYVPLMLVPGAVAMVLLSVVSGVFLAPCIACAFILVDRHAPRGTVTEAFSWLVTTFTVGASVGTGLTGPVVQAGGTVWGFAVPGVAGAVSLLVLLGTGRVLAAPVRGAVVAASSENDPNRAVEPRFSSTDRA; encoded by the coding sequence ATGGCCACGGGTTATCTGGAGATACTCCGGGCGCGGCACGCGCTGCGGCTGCTCACCGGGACGCTGGTGGGGCGACTGCCCAATGCGACGGCGGCGATCGCGCTGGTGCTGTTCGTGCGCGCCGCAGGGGGCACGTACAGCCTGGCGGGCGCTCTGGCGGCCGTCTACGGCGTCGCCAACGCGGTGGGGCAGCCGGTGCTGGGGCGGCTGGTGGATCTGTACGGGCAGCCGCGGGTGCAGTTGCCGGCGGCGGTGCTGGCGGCGGTGGCGATGACGGTGTTCGCGTTCTCGGGTACCGATCCGCTGCCGTTGGCGTATGTGGCGGTGGGGGTGTCCGGGCTGTGCGCGCCGCCGCTGGAGGGCGGGCTGCGGGCGCTCTGGCCGTCGGTGCTGCGCCGGGAGGAGCAGGTGCACACGGCGTACGCGATGGACGCGGTGGCCCAGGAGGTGATGTTCACGCTGGGCCCGTTGCTGGTGACGGTGTGCGCGGCGGTGTGGGACGCGCGGGCGGCGTTGCTGGTGCTGAATGTGCTGGGGGTGCTGGGGGCGCTGTCGGTGGTGGTGTCGCCGCCGTCGCGGGCGTGGCGGTCGGCGCCGCGGGAGGCGCACTGGCTGGGGGCGTTGCGTTCGCCGGGTCTGCTGGCGTTGCTGGGCGCGTTCCTGTTCGTGGGGATCGCGCTGGGTTCCATCACGGTGGCGGCGGTGTCGTACGCGGACGGTCATGGCGGGGACGCGGTGTACGGCTGGTTGATGGCGGGGCTGGGGCTCGGTGCGCTGGTGGGTGGTTCGGTGTACGGGGCGCGGCAGTGGTCGGGGGTGCCGGAGCGGCGACTGCGGGTGCTGGTGGCGCTTCTGGCGGTGTGTTATGTGCCGTTGATGCTGGTGCCGGGTGCGGTGGCGATGGTGTTGCTGTCGGTGGTGTCGGGGGTGTTCCTGGCGCCGTGTATCGCGTGTGCGTTCATCCTGGTGGACCGGCATGCGCCGCGGGGGACGGTGACGGAGGCGTTCTCGTGGCTGGTGACGACGTTCACGGTGGGCGCGTCGGTGGGGACGGGTCTGACGGGGCCGGTGGTCCAGGCGGGTGGCACGGTGTGGGGTTTCGCGGTGCCGGGGGTCGCGGGGGCGGTGTCGTTGCTGGTGTTGCTGGGCACGGGGCGGGTGCTGGCAGCTCCGGTGCGGGGGGCGGTGGTTGCGGCTTCATCGGAAAATGATCCAAATCGTGCTGTCGAACCCCGTTTCAGCTCAACGGATCGGGCGTAA
- a CDS encoding LacI family DNA-binding transcriptional regulator: protein MARSSTRPTSRDVAQAAGVSQAAVSLVLGDKWRGRVSAATAERVRQAARELDYRPNLAARNLRLGRTRTVLLVVPALTTEFFAGVYTGAARVAAQHGFGVVLYPSPEGIGPARDPFASAQAALDGVLASSMAADALTAIRGDRLPLVMLDSDPEGSLGAATVNLDIADGVRQLTDHLLTLGHRRILHLAADVPSWTFDVRARELTTRLAATPDTELRTARAPISIEGARAATETALTTPGPRPTAIVCDDDKLAAGAYKAARRLGLRIPDDISVTGIDDLALATALDPELTTVRLDAERFGEQGMHALLAVLDGRRPDAADIPVHLAVRGSTAPPRSA from the coding sequence GTGGCACGCAGCAGCACGCGCCCGACCAGCCGCGACGTGGCCCAGGCCGCGGGCGTCTCCCAGGCCGCCGTCTCCCTCGTCCTCGGCGACAAATGGCGCGGCCGCGTCTCCGCCGCCACCGCCGAACGCGTCCGCCAGGCCGCCCGCGAACTCGACTACCGGCCCAACCTCGCCGCCCGCAACCTCCGGCTCGGCCGCACCCGCACCGTCCTGCTCGTCGTCCCCGCCCTCACCACCGAGTTCTTCGCCGGCGTCTACACCGGCGCCGCCCGCGTCGCCGCCCAGCACGGCTTCGGCGTCGTCCTCTACCCCTCCCCCGAAGGCATCGGCCCCGCCCGCGACCCCTTCGCCTCCGCCCAGGCAGCCCTCGACGGCGTCCTCGCCTCCTCCATGGCCGCCGACGCCCTCACCGCCATCCGCGGCGACCGCCTCCCCCTCGTCATGCTCGACAGCGACCCCGAAGGCAGCCTCGGCGCCGCCACCGTCAACCTCGACATCGCCGACGGTGTCCGCCAGCTCACCGACCACCTGCTGACCCTCGGCCACCGCCGCATCCTGCACCTCGCCGCCGACGTACCCTCCTGGACCTTCGACGTCCGCGCCCGCGAACTCACCACCCGCCTCGCCGCCACACCGGACACCGAACTGCGCACGGCCCGGGCCCCCATCTCCATCGAAGGCGCACGAGCCGCCACCGAGACCGCCCTCACCACCCCCGGCCCCCGGCCCACCGCGATCGTCTGCGACGACGACAAACTCGCCGCCGGCGCCTACAAGGCCGCCCGCCGCCTCGGCCTGCGCATCCCCGACGACATCTCCGTCACCGGCATCGACGACCTCGCCCTCGCCACCGCCCTCGACCCCGAACTCACCACCGTCCGCCTCGACGCCGAACGCTTCGGCGAACAAGGCATGCACGCCCTCCTGGCCGTCCTGGACGGCCGCCGACCCGACGCCGCCGACATCCCCGTCCACCTCGCCGTACGAGGCTCCACGGCGCCCCCACGGAGCGCCTGA
- the prcA gene encoding proteasome subunit alpha yields MSTPFYVSPQQAMADRAEYARKGIARGRSLVVMQYADGIVFVGENPSRALHKFSEIYDRIGFAAAGKYNEYENLRIGGVRYADLRGYTYDRDDVTARGLANVYAQTLGTIFSSAAEKPYEVELVVAEVGETPEGDQIYRLPHDGSIVDEHGSVAVGGNAEQISGFLDQRHRDGMSLAEALKLAVQALSRDTNGSEREIPAERLEVAVLDRTRPQKRKFKRIVGGQLVRLLEAGGAAAGAEGAEESEAE; encoded by the coding sequence GTGTCGACGCCGTTCTATGTCTCACCCCAGCAGGCGATGGCGGACCGGGCGGAGTACGCCCGCAAGGGCATCGCGCGTGGCCGCAGTCTGGTGGTCATGCAGTATGCCGACGGCATTGTGTTCGTCGGCGAGAACCCGTCCCGTGCGCTGCACAAGTTCAGCGAGATCTACGACCGGATCGGCTTCGCCGCGGCCGGTAAGTACAACGAGTACGAGAATCTGCGCATCGGTGGTGTCCGGTACGCCGATCTGCGTGGCTACACCTATGACCGGGACGATGTCACGGCGCGGGGTCTGGCGAACGTGTACGCGCAGACGCTGGGCACCATCTTCTCGTCGGCGGCGGAGAAGCCGTACGAGGTGGAGCTGGTGGTGGCCGAGGTGGGGGAGACCCCCGAGGGTGACCAGATCTACCGGTTGCCGCATGACGGGTCGATCGTGGACGAGCACGGTTCGGTCGCGGTGGGTGGTAACGCGGAGCAGATCAGTGGCTTCCTGGACCAGCGGCACCGGGACGGGATGAGCCTGGCGGAGGCGCTGAAGCTGGCGGTGCAGGCGCTGTCCCGGGACACCAACGGCAGTGAGCGGGAGATTCCCGCGGAGCGGCTGGAGGTGGCGGTGCTGGATCGTACGCGTCCGCAGAAGCGGAAGTTCAAGCGGATCGTGGGCGGTCAGCTGGTGCGTCTGCTGGAGGCGGGTGGTGCCGCCGCGGGTGCGGAGGGTGCCGAGGAGTCGGAGGCGGAGTAG
- the prcB gene encoding proteasome subunit beta, with protein MEANTRSTGRLPAAFLTPGSSSFMDFVAEHQPELLPGNRQLPPTQGVIEAPHGTTIVAVTFPGGVVLAGDRRATMGNVIAQRDIEKVFPADEYSAVGVAGTAGLAVEMVKLFQLELEHFEKVEGAQLSLEGKANRLSTMIRSNLGMAMQGLAVVPLFAGYDVDRGKGRIFSYDVTGGRSEEHNFAATGSGSVFARGAMKKLFRDDLAEEQATTLVVQALYDAADDDSATGGPDVARRIYPIITVITEDGFRRLSEDEASELSRAVLQRRLEEPDGPRAALL; from the coding sequence GTGGAAGCCAACACTCGTAGCACCGGGCGTCTACCAGCTGCCTTCCTGACGCCAGGATCTTCCTCTTTCATGGACTTCGTCGCCGAGCACCAGCCGGAGCTGCTGCCGGGCAACCGGCAGTTGCCGCCGACCCAGGGGGTGATCGAGGCCCCGCACGGCACCACCATCGTGGCGGTGACGTTCCCCGGGGGCGTGGTGCTCGCCGGTGACCGCCGGGCGACGATGGGCAATGTGATCGCCCAGCGGGACATCGAGAAGGTGTTCCCGGCGGACGAGTACTCCGCGGTGGGTGTCGCCGGTACCGCCGGTCTCGCCGTGGAGATGGTCAAGCTCTTCCAGCTGGAGCTGGAGCACTTCGAGAAGGTCGAGGGCGCCCAGCTGTCCCTGGAGGGCAAGGCGAACCGGTTGTCGACCATGATCCGTTCCAACCTGGGCATGGCCATGCAGGGCCTGGCCGTGGTGCCGCTCTTCGCGGGGTACGACGTGGACCGGGGGAAGGGCCGCATCTTCTCCTACGACGTCACGGGCGGCCGCTCGGAGGAGCACAACTTCGCGGCGACGGGTTCGGGCTCGGTCTTCGCCCGGGGTGCGATGAAGAAGCTGTTCCGTGACGACCTGGCCGAGGAGCAGGCCACGACGCTGGTGGTCCAGGCCCTCTACGACGCGGCCGACGACGACTCGGCGACCGGTGGTCCCGATGTCGCCCGCCGGATCTACCCGATCATCACCGTGATCACCGAGGACGGTTTCCGCCGGCTCAGTGAGGACGAGGCCTCGGAGCTGTCGCGTGCGGTGCTCCAGCGGCGCCTGGAGGAGCCGGACGGTCCCAGGGCGGCCCTGCTGTAG
- a CDS encoding endonuclease VII domain-containing protein — MAEEPNAKECGKCGRDLPLAAFARDRNRRDGLQVYCRECVAAYSAAHYRRRREAMGKTVREKVSVEPGHKRCPQCGEVKPHAEWERNKSSSDGWASYCRTCRAGRNRASYFKRRYGLTETERDLLVASQGGVCCICLAAPPAHVDHSHETGRVRGVLCFSCNAALGQFKDQPEVIRRAAAYVEGNAWKPTLVAPGVYQLPS, encoded by the coding sequence GTGGCTGAGGAACCGAACGCCAAGGAATGCGGGAAGTGCGGGCGGGATCTGCCTCTCGCGGCATTCGCGAGGGACAGGAACCGGCGGGACGGCCTCCAGGTGTACTGCCGGGAGTGCGTGGCGGCATACAGCGCCGCGCACTACCGGCGCCGCAGGGAGGCCATGGGAAAGACCGTCCGCGAGAAGGTTTCCGTCGAGCCAGGGCACAAGCGCTGCCCGCAGTGCGGCGAGGTGAAGCCCCACGCGGAGTGGGAGCGCAACAAGTCCTCGTCCGACGGCTGGGCCAGCTACTGCCGTACCTGTCGTGCGGGGCGCAACAGAGCCTCCTACTTCAAGCGCAGGTACGGCCTCACCGAAACCGAGCGTGACCTGCTCGTCGCCTCCCAGGGGGGTGTCTGCTGTATCTGTCTGGCGGCGCCGCCCGCGCATGTGGATCACAGTCATGAGACGGGTAGGGTCCGTGGCGTACTGTGCTTCAGCTGCAACGCGGCGCTGGGGCAGTTCAAGGATCAGCCCGAGGTCATAAGGCGGGCTGCTGCATACGTGGAAGGAAACGCGTGGAAGCCAACACTCGTAGCACCGGGCGTCTACCAGCTGCCTTCCTGA
- a CDS encoding ubiquitin-like protein Pup: MATKDTGGGQQKATRSTEEVEEQAQDAQASEELKERQEKLSDDVDSVLDEIDDVLEENAEDFVRSFVQKGGE, from the coding sequence ATGGCAACCAAGGACACCGGCGGCGGCCAGCAGAAGGCCACACGTTCCACCGAGGAAGTCGAGGAACAGGCGCAGGACGCCCAGGCATCGGAAGAACTCAAGGAACGCCAGGAGAAGCTGAGCGACGACGTGGACTCCGTCCTGGACGAAATCGACGACGTACTCGAGGAGAACGCAGAGGACTTCGTGAGGTCCTTCGTGCAAAAGGGTGGAGAATAG